The segment AGGTCACTAGTTCCCAGGGTCTTCCTCTCTACCCTTCTTCaaaaaggctgcaggaaggaagtctgaaatgcagaggagcaggcagggccccTGAGCAGAAAGTCAAGGCAGTGGGAAGCAGCCTGGCCTGACTGAATAGAGAAACCTGGTGTCAATTCAGGgcaaaaaggagagtttatggccCTGGGACAAAGGGGAAGGACAATGAGGGGGACCAGAAAGAGGCTGTGAAGACGTGcaggaagaaaatcagaagggcCAAAGACCAACTTGAAGTCAACCTGGCTCCAGATGCCTAAGATAACAAGAAATGCTGCtacaaatatattaacaacaaaaagaggATTGAGGACAATGTCTGTCTTTTAGTGGATGTGAGGGGATCAGTgaccagggaggaggagaaggctgaggtgcttcatgccttctttgcctcagcctttagCAGCAGGACCAGTTGCTCACTGGGTAcgcagccccctgagctggaaggcagggatggggagcagaatggaGCCCCCATCATCccagaggagatggtcagtgacctgctgcaccacttggACACACACAAGGCTCTGGGGCCAGATGGACCCACCcaagggggctgagggagcaggcagaagtgtcgtgccctggtcctgcccttggcattgcacagctccacatcccagtgccccagggagagctctgaggggtgagtgagggacaggatctcccttcccaggggctgggggtcagggctggcaccTTTGGTGAAGGGGGACAGGGCTTGGTCCTCTGCAGTCATGAAACACACCCAGGGTCACTCAGCCCCAGAGccaccttcaccttcctcttccccacctgccatccctgcctcctctttcctgctctaCCCACACCCTGGGGACGCTTCCTCACTCGTGTCCCTCACTGGGACCCATCAGCACTGACAGAAACTTTGCAGTTGGGCTCTGACTTCTGCAGAGGTTTCATCagcttcctctccctgtctcagcttcatgggctcagcagcaaagccaccagaGGGCTCATTAAGGTtctgagctgggctcctgggatggagggagctgctggcaagtgggcagtgctgcagagagacagctctgcccaggagcagctcctctgcttggcccagcagggagaaggacactgccagggggtctgagggagatgggcaaggcagagagagcttaAAGGTGCTCAGGACTGGGGGGGAGTGAGAGCTGAGTGGAGGAGACATCTGTGCAGCCCTTGGCACGGTGAGTCTGTGGGTGCAGGGCAAGGTGGGTGCAGTTCCTGGaggcatctcctgcagctggcacagccacagcttatGGGGTGTGTGAGGTGTGTCAGGGCTTTGGTGTGGGTGGCTCTGGTTGTGCCATTTTGGAtcttggtgcaggcaggggtgcaggcaggggtgcccagggctgttgtcagagcagggtcctgcagctgaggggctgtgtgctggggcaggggctgtgctgcctgccaggggcagctctcagcctgcccGGGGAGCTCCTCAAGGACTGTGGGGAGAAGCTCTGTGCGGAATTAGTCATCCCTGGCAGGGCAAGAATGGGTCCTTCTGCCTCTGAGAGGGTGCTGTGTGggtcaggactgctcacagctccagaTCACCCCCAGGGCATTTGCAGAGGgtccttctgaagcagcacagagaggcagcatttatctgggagaaaaggagtctgTGCTTTGAGTTCTGTACTCTTGGTGAGCTGGGTGGGCAGTGGGAGATGAGAATTGAGCTTCCACTCTGGAGAAGGCACTGAGACCCCAGAGCTAGTGGGGACttgtctgagctgctgctgagcccctgcacacccagagctgcccctggcaggtccctgctACAAGGGGTGtcttccaggcagagctgagcacccgGTGGGTGGGATGGGCTCTGGGAGCCCTGCTAAGGAGGGCAcatggagacagagaagcagctccaggcagcagagacagctccaggcagcagagacatgggcagggagggagagggagctgctgcctgcaagtcATGGGAAGGGGGAtctggacaccttcctgccatccctgcagggctgaTGCCTTCCCAAGAGCaaccccctgctctcctctccccctctctaCAACTCCCAGCCCTTCATATCATGGGGACTTAGTCCTGAGTTCCCTTCCCAGACaccccagcaccacagagcagaaatgctcGAGTCTCTGACTTTGTGTCCctgtcccaactctctcagcagcagcactttggcatgttcccctcctggccctgctgcccttgttcttctccttcttctccttggggtggggggtgatGATTTGGGTGCAGCTCAGACACTGATGCTGGGTGTCCTGTCCTGCCATTGTGTCCATGGAGGAAAAGCATCCCAATGGCCTGATATCTGGGGCTGTGAGGACtgcagggtgtggggctggggctgagctgacCCTCCTGTCAGGATACCCCATCTTTGGGATACTGGGCTCTTCccctgcagggtcctgctgagTGGCACGCTGCCCTCCAGAagggcacagctctcctgtggcacctctgtgttttctgggagccccatggagaagacaTGTCCATGGCAAGGCCatggaaatgctgctcctggtctgtctgtgggcagctgcagtgagccctgtgtgtccctggctgggagggcagagctgagatcCTGCTCAGGGAGAATGAGatgggctgaggggctgggagagctgcactggacaatctgactgctctgctctcagccatgttcagtttctcctcaggagaacatctgtgtgtgatggtcctgcagctgaaagaggtgccagctcagggcagctgagagcaggactgATGGACAGAGCAGCTGTCCTCACTCTGCACTAAGGCACAgtccctctgcttctcagcaccTTCAAGGTTTCACTTGGAGAGCAGTGGAAAGGCCAAGGCTTCTGCCTTAAAAACTTTCCTCAGATGTGGTGGGGAAACTAGAGCAGAAGACACAAACCAAAatcccctcagctctgctctgcagtcgGGTGAGTTGGGAGGAGAAATGCGGAACAGTTCTTTGATATCTCATCTGGATTTAGTCTGAGGTCACCCCCTCTTCCTTTCAACCtcttgctgcagggcaggactgaCTCCTCCAGAGCTCACAGCTCCCTCGGGGATCAAAATCCAGCAACAACCAGACTGTACAGAAAAGGACCTGCAAATGGATTTTGTGAAAGACAAGAGGCAGTTTGTGTGTCTCTAACAGCAATTAAGGAGATATTTTTGTGTGAAGTCTGCTCtaaattctgtctttttctaCCATGGACAGATCTCCACgcccagaggcagcagatgtccaacagcagctccatcagccagttcctcctcctggcattcgcagacaggcgggagctgcagctcctgcacttctggctcttcctgggcatctacctggctgccctcctgggcaacggcctcatcatcaccaccatcgcctgggaccaccacctccacacccccatgtacttcttcctgctcaacctctccctcctcgacctgggctgcatctccaccaccctccccaaagccatggccaattccctctgggacaccagggccatctcctactcagcatgtgctgcacagctcttgttctttcttttctttttctcagcagagtattttcttctcaccatcatgtgctatgaccgctacgtggccatctgcagacccctgcactacgggaccctcctgggcagcagagcttgtgtccacatggcagcagctgcctgggcctctgggtttctttattccctgctgcacacagccagtacattttcactgcccctctgccagggcaatgtcctgggacagttcttctgtgaaatcccccagatcctcaagctctcctgctcacactcctacctcagggaacttgGGCTTCTTGTGGttagtgccttttttttctttggctgttttgtcttcatggtggtgtcctatgtgcagatcttcagggctgtgctgaggatcccctctcagcagggaaggcacaaagccttttccacctgcctccctcacctggccgtggtctcccTCTTCATCAGCACTGGCATGAttgcctacctgaagcccccctccatctcctccccatccctggacctggtgctggcagttctgtactcagtggtgcctccagcactgaaccccctcatctacagcatgaggaaccaggagctccAGGATGCTGTGCAGAAACTGGTGACTGGAGGATTTTCATAAGTGCTCACCTGCTTGTCTTCTTGTGCAAATCACTGCTGATGTATCTCAGTATATGTCCTGTCCATCTTTGCTAGTTTTTCTGGGGTTAGCTTATCAACTTGgggttttatttgctctgttcttctttttctaatgtTGTCCAGAAAGGAATGTCAGTACTTGTGCCCTTTCTAATTCTGTGTCTGTCCAGCTTGTGTCTGACCCAGAGACTGTGTAAATTAGGAGCCgtgctctctgtgtgtttaaacaGAATCCAGAACTTCCAGCCACTCAGAGATCCTTCCTTGGAGACCTTCTCAGAGCCtctgtgcagaggggcagggtaagggctgcacaacagcactgccagggagcaccagcaccTGGTCATATCCAAGCTGTTCCCTTCCCACTTTCCCAGGgttgcaggctgcctggcaccaggaTCTCCTGAGCATGCCAGCCAGAGAGACACTGCCACTGACCTGCATTGCACAGAGTCATAGAGTGggctggggtggaagggaccttgaaggtcatctagttctattgtcctgcatggacagcaacacctcccactagatcaggtttctccaGGGCCCATCCCACTtgccctggaacacttccagggttggggcagcaacagcttctctgggaaacctgcaccagtgtctcaccaccctcacaggaaagaatttcttcctcaagtgTAATCCCaatctctcttttcagtttgaaactcttcccttctcatcctgtcactgcatGGCCCTGAaataaagtccctctccagccttcctggagccccctggcaggtgctctaaggtctctctggagccttctcttctccaggttgatcaacctcagctctctcagactgtctccagagcagagctgctccagccctcggatcatctctgtggcctcctctggactcactctgagctctggggaggccaggaggagcctggaggagagagatgggaggttggagggagggagcagggctggccctggggctgtcacttcctgagctgctgatctGCTGAGCCTGCCAGATGGAGAGTCCCTGCCCCTGagctccatttcctcctttcattctgcagggcctgcccagactgggctgcagggagaggtggagctgggagagctggggaagagctgggctgggcagagtccccgagaggaaagcagcagggaacagctccagtgtgtgagtgtgcaggGTGGGGGCACAGCGGCGTGTTCctggcccagccaggctcctgggacaggcaggagcaaccagcagggcaggctctgctctgtcttcactgggcagcccaggaaagctgccccagggccattgtcactcagcagccagaacaaccaccctccccagcatcTTCTCCAGGTCCATAAATCAGTATTCCAATTTTCACCTCTagttgtttccatttttctggaCTCCAAATAGTTAGATTAACAGGGTTACAAGAATGAGCTGTACAATTGGAGTGGATTATTCCTTTTGCTATTTCTGCTTCTAATCCGGTACCTTTACCTTGTCGAGGCCATCTCCAGCTAGGAGCTGTACTCCAACAGGCACAACTCCACCCGGCAGCACAATAGTAATAGCTCCTGGCAGTCTCTTCCACCTCACTGTGATAGCAGTTGGCGGGTAGTGACGACTTAGGTTtaacacatacatatttttcactCTGACTATAATATTTCCTCCAACCCATGTTCCCGCAATTAGTGTATGGGTCATCATCAATAGTGTCACATGCATCAAAAGACACTCAGACAGGTGTAGTCAGATTCACAATCACCTTACTTGATCCTGTCAATCTCCCATTCTGGTCATTTGTTCTAATCTCCACCCAATATTGATAGGGGAGTTCTTTTGGGTCATAGCATATagtcctgtttccttctttgcatAAAGCATACTGGGTCTCGTTATGAATACAGTGTCCTAATTTTTGACCTTTACAGTCATAGATAGTATGATACACCAAAGTTTGAGAGCTTACCCATCCCCGTTTAGTAGTAACTACACATTGAGTGCAGTTGGTTGCTGTAGTTAGGGCTAAAGAACTCACCCCAAACAGGACTAGCAGAGGTCCGGTAAGGGCCATAGTGGTCGGCGGTCACAGCCCGAAGGGGTTGCAGCCCTTGGCAGACCTTTTAAGCCGCACCACCGGTTCCCTACCCGGTCTTGCCCTCTTGTCTGTCTTTTGTCTTAAGGGGTGGCTTTTTCTGAACACTCGCAGGGTTTTCGGGTTAGCTCCTTCCAATTTGTATGTTGGTTTTGCCCTTAATTTAAACTACTTGTCCACCAAATTTTTGCCTACAATAATTTAGAGTCATATTCCAATTTCGTTCAAATACTTCCCAATTCTCTGGTATTCTCAGAACAGGGCCTTCGTTTATATGAAATACATGGCCAATATTGGTGACATATTTGACATTTACACATAACCCATCCTAAATGGTTCAATTTTGGGTGTTTAATACATGAAATGTGAGTTGGTATCGGAGGATCACAATATTGTCCTTTTCTAAATCACAAGCTAAAGCATAGGTTACAGATGATGGTATAGTCCTATAAAGTCCTGCCCCTCCTGTCTGAGGGGGTAAGGCCCAATCTCTCCAGAAAATATATTGAACTTGTCTTAGTGTTTCCTCTGACTGTTTGGTGAACCAGGAGTGTAAACTTGATGTCTCTttagtttgttgttgtgggaaactgttcttttcttccccacatcagtctaaacaaaatgccttttcagccagcgaaggcctctcctgattatccccagctaacgaactaaaacagacttgcttctcaaggacaactgaacccaaaacaacagctgtggcccgggacagaaaggatgggcgacaagccaccctgtgcccctggcagtcaccgccctaacgtggggctgatggacgctcgttggctctggacagtgacactgactggacaggtgggtcagggggtatcaaaggggcgagggcagcaggtgggcccttccctcctccctgaggcccgttcggacgctttctgcctgggacacccccctgctgcggacactggtgctgggaccctgcctgcctgcctgccccgggtccagcctgagcctcagcgccgagcgtgccggggtcccgagccctggggtcggggccggagccccctccccgtgttgctgccgctggaggggaaaccagcggccgctgcacccgctgccgagaggctgcccctccgacaccacggacctgccgtcctgcctggccagaAGGGGCCACCGACCAACCCTGCCGCTGGGAAcggagcctggggacaggctgggggtgacaccacctcacacacacacacacacacacacacacacacacacacacacacagcacaacctcttcagcaggactgacgtcgggtttccttccctcctccctcctccctttggtccttaaccctctccctcaaaagctcaggacctcttgcattgcctccctaaaggacactttctcaccacatacatattgatatccctggtagccattcacatttgcattgtccctaaacatcatccctgggtttgtgttaacccttaataaaccgatcagtttgtggagcaaaccttggcttcagaggcaatttctgagcgtggtggggtgggggtgctttctaactccccccctgaaatacggccccgcggtggccgttcctccgtgagaggcagcgccgcgtgtgaccctcgggctcattcacaaacccctccacatcgggaggggcagtcgcaaaaggatcctgacagccgggagcccccggtacTGGCTCGCGACCGTGATGCCCCCATTATGATGTCAAGTTATTGGTGTCATACATTGGGATGTCATCCGTAATGgcatcacccattatgacgtcacccattatgacatccTCTgttatgatgtcatccattatgacatcatccttTATGTCATAACCAACTATGatatcacccattatgacatcatccattatgacgtcaccctttATGATATCAGCAAgtatgatgtcacccattatgacattaCCAACTATGACCCATTATGACGtaatccattatgacatcatccattatcACCAATTCTAATGTTAGCCATTATGACGTCACACATTATGaagtcacccattatgatgtcatccattatgatgtcacccattatgatgtcaccaagtatgatgtcacccattatgacatcaccaagtatgacgtcacccattatgatgtcacccattatgatgtcatccattatgatatCAGcaagtatgacgtcacccattatgacatcagcAATTATaatatcatccattatgacgtcacccattatggcataatccattatgacatcaccaattatgatgtcacccattatgatgtcatccattatgatgtcagcaagtatgacatcatccattatgatgtcaccaactatgacgtcacccattatgacatcatcccTTATGATGACATTCATTATGACGTAACCCCTTATGATCTCACCGAgtatgatgtcacccattatggcttcacccattatgacatcatccattttgAAGTCACCCATcatgacatcatccattatgatgaCATTtattatgacgtcatccattatgacgaCATTtattatgacgtcatccattatgacatcaccaactatgacataACTTATTATGACTTCTGACTTATAACCTCTCTGGttacagcagcaaaagaaagattacCCTGAATTTTCTACTTGAACTGCCCAGggaaacaaaccacaacaacaaaaccttcCTGGATTTCCTTCAGGACAAATACAATCTACGTGTGAGCCAGGAATTCCAGGCTGCTATACTGCAAGTACAACAGCAGTTTTCTTCAACAAAAGCGAGGACAGACCTGTCAGGTTAGGGTGACAAGCCCTAAGAAAGGAGATGATCCGCAGGAAGAGAGCTTGGAACCTCTCTTGTGAACAAGCTGCTATTTACACTTGGTGAAACCTGGTCCCAGCTTCCACCAGTCTGTCACCACCCTCCCTGGggcaggcactgctgggtgGCTTTTCCATCTCCTGGGGACTCCTGGGGCCTAGCTCAgatgctccacagcagagccaaAAACCCCTTAccaaaaggagggggggggggggggaagaaaaaaaaaggatggaagaAAGCCTCAGGGGAGGGTCAAGCTGGTGTTCCCACCTGTGCTCAGTTTTCAAGCCCATTAGGCAAGTCAAAGATAAAA is part of the Apus apus isolate bApuApu2 unplaced genomic scaffold, bApuApu2.pri.cur manual_scaffold_41_ctg1, whole genome shotgun sequence genome and harbors:
- the LOC127396259 gene encoding olfactory receptor 14A16-like, whose protein sequence is MSNSSSISQFLLLAFADRRELQLLHFWLFLGIYLAALLGNGLIITTIAWDHHLHTPMYFFLLNLSLLDLGCISTTLPKAMANSLWDTRAISYSACAAQLLFFLFFFSAEYFLLTIMCYDRYVAICRPLHYGTLLGSRACVHMAAAAWASGFLYSLLHTASTFSLPLCQGNVLGQFFCEIPQILKLSCSHSYLRELGLLVVSAFFFFGCFVFMVVSYVQIFRAVLRIPSQQGRHKAFSTCLPHLAVVSLFISTGMIAYLKPPSISSPSLDLVLAVLYSVVPPALNPLIYSMRNQELQDAVQKLVTGGFS